One genomic segment of Chitinophaga parva includes these proteins:
- a CDS encoding heavy metal-binding domain-containing protein — protein MSNHASCPRCGAKIKDGFLGVNQLLEDSQCELIAEMTNTPKEQACASCRSDAFYNAISELRQRRDQLAEEIVKQSEIMPIVTAPSPMGWNYRTIGMATGQSTSGTGFLTEVSASWTDFFGMQSGAYNKKISEGELLCYRQLRSKALQMGGNAVVATDIDYSEMGAAKGMVMVCMSGTVVKIENTDVVSDVFAETMLRIDSMFGQLRTWDSKYSALYNK, from the coding sequence ATGTCAAATCATGCATCTTGCCCCCGATGTGGTGCCAAAATAAAGGATGGGTTCTTAGGTGTAAACCAATTACTTGAAGACTCACAATGTGAGCTCATAGCAGAAATGACGAATACTCCAAAGGAGCAAGCGTGCGCGAGCTGCCGGAGTGATGCATTTTACAACGCGATCTCAGAACTTAGACAAAGACGGGATCAACTGGCCGAAGAAATTGTTAAGCAATCTGAAATAATGCCCATCGTGACGGCACCGTCACCTATGGGATGGAATTATCGCACCATTGGCATGGCTACGGGTCAAAGTACTTCAGGTACCGGATTCTTAACTGAAGTTAGCGCTTCCTGGACTGACTTCTTTGGGATGCAATCCGGTGCATACAATAAAAAGATTTCAGAAGGAGAATTGCTATGCTATAGGCAACTTAGAAGTAAGGCCTTGCAAATGGGCGGAAATGCAGTAGTAGCCACTGATATTGACTACTCAGAAATGGGGGCTGCTAAGGGAATGGTAATGGTATGTATGTCTGGAACAGTAGTTAAAATTGAAAACACCGACGTAGTGAGTGATGTGTTTGCGGAAACGATGTTGAGAATAGATAGCATGTTTGGACAGCTGCGTACTTGGGACAGCAAATATAGCGCTCTTTATAACAAATAA
- a CDS encoding Arm DNA-binding domain-containing protein — MNALRASYKLWLNKAKFNKKGENTIYLRLQFGGNKAEMSTGVSIPAKYFDEKSGNVSREYPDVDFLNLQLDNLIDKYREVYKKLSLKQSVFTVDDLKNVMLNGDGEQSGLIRFVMIF, encoded by the coding sequence ATGAATGCTTTAAGAGCTTCTTATAAACTATGGTTAAATAAAGCCAAATTCAACAAAAAAGGTGAAAATACTATCTATCTTCGACTGCAATTCGGCGGCAATAAGGCTGAAATGTCAACCGGCGTAAGTATTCCGGCGAAGTACTTTGACGAGAAATCCGGCAATGTAAGTCGCGAATATCCTGATGTTGATTTTTTAAATCTTCAATTGGATAATCTTATTGATAAATATAGGGAGGTATACAAAAAGCTAAGTTTAAAGCAGTCAGTATTTACTGTGGATGACTTGAAAAACGTGATGCTAAATGGTGATGGCGAACAGTCTGGCCTTATACGGTTTGTTATGATTTTTTAG
- a CDS encoding uracil-DNA glycosylase family protein, with product MAARVASGSFWQKLFPPITREPVLTFLAAHRITMSDTIRTCDRIFNTALDAHLIPRAYNLELVDQLRNSQIEHIFFTTSVDTIAESFKKMDHAH from the coding sequence ATGGCAGCCAGAGTAGCATCTGGATCATTTTGGCAGAAGCTTTTCCCGCCCATCACCCGGGAGCCTGTCCTGACATTTTTAGCTGCCCACCGCATCACCATGAGTGATACCATCCGCACCTGTGACCGGATTTTCAACACCGCCCTGGATGCCCATCTGATACCCAGGGCCTACAACCTGGAACTGGTGGACCAGCTGCGAAACAGCCAGATAGAGCACATATTTTTTACCACCAGCGTTGATACCATTGCGGAAAGCTTCAAAAAAATGGACCATGCCCATTAG
- a CDS encoding ATP-binding protein: MTIILMKLSTPLSLLVLCLFLCASEKSVMAQSATIRQEQQHLLSIKDSIAFADKLNRIGMLFYMKDIDSCFYYGMTAKALSARLRYTKGETDADNVIAAALYFRGLYKEALELFNKCLISYRKMGDSANVAQVVSNMSTVYTDIGDSVKAVSFGRRGFELGQQLKGDSIQTLLYLNYCLDNPQLPEDTIKYYLAKARANAEKYNDQPMQSLAMLMLPTYMVANNRIDEALPLIRAALDHSRNTGMEYLEISLLILYGDCLQNKPDSVLAYYTRAYEIAEKNGYKNFSLQLLKVILANTELIGNKDQIIHVQKLLASALEEDNNNLKKFIGDYTVYSAIREKNHLLEVGNRNKLTQIWMLAGICATTILLLAFIYYLYRRSRHMNKIISSQFQQLQHTMAALEQSQADNTQMLKIVAHDLRNPIGAMTSIADLMLLDGPRSDNDRMMLDLLKTSGENSLELVNDLLLMHTRSEELLIESVDMYELLEYGVKLLDFKAKEKMQQLILTAVHVIIHVNRGKIWRVISNLITNAIKFSPNGARIQVSLEAKPDKVQIRVQDQGIGIPEDMKDKIFDMFTISRRAGTAGEQSFGLGLSISRQIIKAHGGTIWCESSPGNGSTFYIELPRTTT, encoded by the coding sequence TTGACCATCATCCTCATGAAACTCTCAACACCCTTATCCCTTCTCGTATTGTGCCTATTCCTCTGCGCTTCGGAGAAGAGCGTAATGGCACAATCCGCCACGATCAGGCAGGAACAGCAACATTTGCTTTCTATCAAAGACAGTATTGCGTTTGCCGACAAGCTTAATCGCATCGGTATGCTGTTTTATATGAAAGACATTGACAGTTGCTTTTATTATGGCATGACGGCAAAAGCGCTCTCGGCCCGGCTGCGATACACCAAAGGTGAAACCGACGCTGATAATGTGATCGCAGCAGCATTGTATTTCAGAGGACTTTATAAGGAAGCGCTGGAGCTGTTCAATAAATGCCTGATCTCATACCGGAAAATGGGTGATTCTGCCAATGTTGCCCAGGTAGTCTCTAATATGTCAACTGTCTATACGGACATAGGGGACAGCGTAAAGGCTGTCAGCTTCGGCCGCCGGGGCTTCGAGCTCGGGCAGCAATTGAAAGGTGACAGCATCCAGACCCTGCTCTACCTCAACTATTGCCTGGACAATCCACAGCTCCCGGAGGATACGATCAAATATTACCTGGCTAAAGCACGGGCTAATGCGGAGAAGTATAATGATCAGCCAATGCAGTCACTGGCTATGCTCATGCTTCCCACGTACATGGTCGCTAACAATCGCATAGACGAAGCACTGCCCCTGATCAGGGCTGCGCTTGATCACTCCCGCAATACTGGAATGGAATACCTGGAGATCAGTTTGCTGATACTGTATGGAGATTGTCTGCAAAACAAACCAGACAGTGTACTGGCGTACTATACACGTGCCTACGAAATCGCGGAGAAAAATGGCTATAAGAACTTTAGCCTGCAGTTATTGAAAGTTATCCTGGCCAACACGGAACTGATCGGCAACAAAGACCAGATCATCCATGTACAAAAACTGCTGGCATCCGCACTGGAGGAAGACAATAACAATCTGAAGAAATTCATCGGTGATTACACTGTTTATAGTGCTATCAGGGAGAAGAACCATTTACTGGAAGTCGGCAACCGGAACAAACTCACCCAAATATGGATGCTGGCAGGCATCTGCGCTACCACTATACTGCTGCTGGCTTTTATTTACTACCTGTACCGCCGCTCCCGCCATATGAATAAAATCATCTCAAGCCAGTTCCAACAATTACAGCATACAATGGCCGCACTTGAACAAAGCCAGGCAGACAATACCCAGATGCTTAAAATAGTAGCACATGATCTACGCAACCCCATAGGTGCCATGACATCTATCGCCGACCTGATGTTACTTGACGGACCTCGCAGCGATAATGACCGTATGATGCTGGACCTGCTCAAAACCTCCGGCGAAAATTCACTGGAACTCGTGAACGACCTGTTGCTCATGCATACCCGCTCCGAAGAATTATTGATAGAGTCGGTGGACATGTACGAGCTCCTTGAATATGGTGTAAAGCTGCTGGACTTCAAGGCAAAGGAAAAAATGCAGCAGCTGATCCTGACGGCAGTACACGTGATCATCCATGTTAACCGGGGAAAGATCTGGCGTGTGATAAGTAACCTCATTACCAACGCCATCAAATTCAGCCCCAATGGCGCCCGTATCCAGGTGTCGCTGGAGGCGAAGCCAGACAAAGTGCAAATCAGGGTGCAGGATCAGGGAATCGGGATCCCAGAAGACATGAAAGACAAAATATTTGATATGTTCACCATATCACGTAGAGCTGGTACCGCAGGAGAACAGTCTTTTGGTCTTGGATTATCTATTTCCCGGCAGATCATAAAAGCGCATGGCGGTACCATCTGGTGCGAAAGTTCTCCGGGTAATGGCAGCACCTTCTATATTGAGTTGCCGAGGACTACGACCTGA
- a CDS encoding MmcQ/YjbR family DNA-binding protein: protein MNIDSIVYLERLRNLVQDLPGVEEATSYGTPAFFVKKKLFARMKEDGVSLVVHTTNRNALMKRQPDIFYITDHYLNYEPYVLVRMNKIDDTGLKAMLAASWKLRAPVKLLGVYEQQS from the coding sequence ATGAACATCGATAGCATTGTTTACCTGGAAAGACTACGCAACCTGGTGCAGGATCTGCCTGGCGTGGAGGAGGCCACCTCTTATGGTACCCCGGCATTTTTCGTAAAGAAGAAATTGTTTGCCCGCATGAAAGAAGACGGCGTGAGCCTGGTGGTGCACACCACAAACCGTAACGCACTTATGAAACGCCAGCCGGATATATTTTACATCACGGATCATTACCTGAACTATGAACCCTACGTGCTGGTGCGTATGAACAAAATAGACGATACCGGCCTCAAAGCCATGCTGGCGGCCTCCTGGAAATTACGTGCACCGGTTAAACTCCTGGGTGTGTATGAGCAACAATCCTGA
- a CDS encoding MarR family winged helix-turn-helix transcriptional regulator, whose protein sequence is MNKTVALVNEWGKFEAQHPDGSLEDFCRHYLAHQEQQQPKGKLVAGVVPDVPDGLLLKIIGRIQKLNLYYAHLALKETEVNQLEEFGMLTYIHQEKHPRKTDVIYASLFELSSGTDMLNRLKAKGLIEEQEDKEDKRSKRLSLTPRGEKVMAKCKARILRNANMIMKDLSQDDKLLCIQLLRNVEIKFSALWPTHRNSTFEAVYREVMEA, encoded by the coding sequence ATGAACAAAACCGTAGCCCTGGTAAATGAGTGGGGAAAATTTGAAGCCCAGCACCCCGATGGCAGCCTTGAAGATTTTTGCCGGCACTACCTGGCCCACCAGGAGCAGCAGCAGCCAAAAGGCAAGCTGGTGGCGGGTGTAGTACCAGATGTTCCGGACGGTCTATTGTTGAAGATCATTGGGCGCATTCAAAAACTCAACCTTTATTATGCGCACCTGGCTTTGAAGGAAACCGAAGTAAACCAGCTGGAAGAATTTGGTATGCTCACCTATATCCACCAGGAAAAACACCCGCGCAAAACAGACGTGATCTATGCGAGCCTCTTTGAGTTGTCCAGCGGCACGGATATGCTGAACCGCCTGAAGGCAAAGGGCCTCATTGAAGAGCAGGAGGATAAGGAAGACAAGCGCAGCAAACGCCTGTCACTTACGCCGCGGGGGGAAAAGGTAATGGCGAAATGCAAGGCGCGCATCCTGCGCAATGCAAACATGATCATGAAAGACCTGAGCCAGGACGACAAGCTGTTGTGCATCCAGCTGCTGAGAAATGTGGAGATAAAGTTCTCTGCCCTGTGGCCCACGCACCGGAACAGTACGTTTGAAGCAGTATACAGGGAAGTGATGGAAGCATAA
- a CDS encoding DUF2214 family protein translates to MILQTLYPLALVLHLTGLTLLAGTTIIDYVVFRKFWRRFQAAPKDGLAVLQVQSLFQPFIITGMLLLILSGVGMMALTGGVFGEQVWFRVKFGIVLVIIANGILVGRRLAARLRGLVKDESGVQQVAGMRRPLGWFHAVQLTCFAIIIVLSVFKFN, encoded by the coding sequence ATGATCCTTCAGACCTTGTACCCGCTGGCCCTGGTGCTGCATCTTACCGGCCTCACGTTATTGGCAGGAACTACCATTATTGATTACGTAGTGTTCAGAAAATTCTGGCGGCGTTTCCAGGCGGCGCCTAAAGATGGGCTGGCGGTGTTGCAGGTGCAGTCGCTTTTCCAGCCTTTCATTATTACCGGTATGTTGTTGCTCATTCTTTCCGGCGTGGGTATGATGGCGCTTACCGGCGGCGTGTTTGGAGAGCAGGTGTGGTTCCGGGTTAAGTTTGGTATTGTGCTGGTCATCATTGCCAATGGCATCCTGGTGGGGCGCAGGCTGGCGGCCCGTTTGCGTGGGTTGGTGAAAGATGAAAGCGGTGTACAGCAGGTAGCGGGCATGCGCCGCCCATTGGGCTGGTTCCATGCGGTGCAGCTTACCTGCTTTGCTATCATCATTGTATTAAGTGTTTTCAAATTCAACTGA
- a CDS encoding DoxX family protein produces MKNYAWPYWAITGGISFFMLFSAWFSGTHAEAFAAFGFPEYFRIELTLAKIAGAMLLLFPQTPDRVREWIYAGFGICLISAFIAKVATHYPVAQTVETPVVLVLMVLGVWYLDKMKKKYVVVQ; encoded by the coding sequence ATGAAAAATTATGCATGGCCTTATTGGGCAATTACGGGGGGCATCAGTTTCTTTATGTTATTCAGTGCCTGGTTTTCCGGTACGCATGCAGAGGCCTTTGCCGCATTCGGTTTTCCCGAATATTTCAGGATAGAGCTTACATTGGCCAAGATCGCCGGCGCCATGTTGTTATTGTTTCCCCAAACGCCGGATCGCGTGCGGGAGTGGATCTATGCGGGATTTGGTATCTGCCTTATCTCTGCATTCATTGCCAAGGTGGCTACACACTATCCTGTGGCGCAAACGGTGGAAACGCCCGTGGTGCTGGTCTTGATGGTACTGGGGGTCTGGTACCTGGATAAAATGAAAAAGAAATATGTGGTGGTACAGTAG
- a CDS encoding RES family NAD+ phosphorylase codes for MLVYRIVHKKYAGQLYASGFSGRFNSEGKKVIYTAGSIALGMLENLVHRNGAGFNEDFRIMVIYVPDTLEVLYIQKQDLPKRWNIDHDYTLTQPLGDRWYDEGRYPVLKAPSAVVPQEYNYILNIQHTLFKEIKLVDTLPFFADKRIDDIITHYKK; via the coding sequence ATGTTAGTCTACAGGATCGTACATAAAAAGTATGCGGGGCAATTATATGCCAGCGGGTTCAGTGGCCGTTTTAATTCAGAAGGAAAGAAAGTGATCTACACTGCCGGCAGCATTGCACTGGGCATGCTGGAAAACCTCGTACATCGTAATGGTGCGGGCTTTAACGAAGACTTTCGCATCATGGTTATCTATGTACCGGATACATTGGAGGTGCTGTATATCCAGAAGCAGGACCTTCCCAAAAGATGGAACATTGACCACGACTATACACTGACGCAGCCGCTGGGCGACAGGTGGTACGATGAAGGGCGCTATCCTGTGTTAAAGGCGCCTTCCGCTGTAGTGCCGCAGGAGTACAATTACATATTGAATATCCAACACACGTTATTCAAAGAGATCAAACTGGTAGATACCTTGCCATTCTTCGCAGACAAGCGCATAGACGATATCATCACCCACTACAAAAAATAA
- a CDS encoding DUF2384 domain-containing protein, with protein sequence MALSTSRGKKAASVTKTATTPKPNNLTWIRNDKHGQLKGKYDNITGPLQVIVRVARAGVDTDVFYSFASMVDMPDKLLAEMINMTTRTLSNYKEQQKMLEPTKAEHLLKVITLFKKGEELLGNLTEVKNWLNKPMWKSKEKYIDWLHTPGGVDLVSQELDRMAEGYSL encoded by the coding sequence ATGGCCCTGTCCACTTCCCGCGGAAAAAAGGCGGCCTCCGTAACAAAAACAGCCACCACACCCAAGCCGAACAACTTAACCTGGATCAGGAATGACAAGCATGGGCAGCTGAAAGGCAAGTATGATAATATTACCGGGCCACTGCAGGTGATCGTGCGCGTGGCAAGGGCCGGCGTGGACACAGACGTGTTCTACAGCTTTGCCAGCATGGTGGACATGCCCGACAAATTACTGGCGGAGATGATCAACATGACAACCCGCACCCTGTCTAATTACAAGGAGCAGCAGAAAATGCTGGAACCCACCAAGGCAGAGCATTTGCTCAAAGTCATCACGTTGTTTAAAAAAGGGGAAGAGCTGCTGGGCAACCTCACGGAAGTTAAGAACTGGCTGAACAAACCCATGTGGAAATCCAAAGAAAAGTATATTGACTGGCTGCATACACCGGGTGGCGTAGACCTCGTATCACAGGAGCTGGATCGGATGGCAGAGGGCTACTCACTTTAA
- a CDS encoding RNA polymerase sigma factor, whose product MHRIAQGDQDAFRCFFDHYTPLLYTFVLRLTKSRSDAEEIVQDTFLKIWNHRESLPFIEKPGRYCYVIARNQALDYLRKAARDQHLLDQVWSRIAGEEDHSLEQELQAREYNRLIEEALHVLPEQKQLVFQLSRREGLSQLEIAEKLGLSKSRINNILVEVLQYVRTFLRQHSRLMALVFWITAWEYLFK is encoded by the coding sequence TTGCACCGGATCGCGCAGGGCGACCAGGATGCGTTCCGCTGTTTCTTCGATCACTACACACCGCTGCTCTACACTTTTGTGCTCCGCCTTACTAAATCCAGGTCGGATGCGGAGGAGATTGTGCAGGACACTTTCCTGAAGATATGGAATCATCGGGAAAGCCTGCCGTTCATTGAAAAGCCGGGCCGCTATTGTTATGTGATTGCACGCAACCAGGCGCTGGACTACCTGCGCAAAGCCGCCAGGGACCAGCATTTGCTGGACCAGGTGTGGAGCCGCATTGCCGGTGAGGAAGACCATAGCCTGGAGCAGGAGTTGCAGGCCAGGGAGTATAACCGGCTGATAGAGGAAGCCCTGCATGTACTGCCGGAGCAGAAACAGCTGGTGTTCCAGCTTAGCCGGCGCGAAGGACTAAGCCAGCTGGAGATCGCAGAGAAACTGGGGCTTTCCAAAAGCCGCATCAACAATATACTGGTGGAAGTACTGCAATACGTGCGTACCTTCCTGCGCCAGCATTCCCGTCTCATGGCCCTGGTCTTCTGGATCACTGCCTGGGAATATCTTTTCAAATAA